From the genome of Gemmatimonas phototrophica, one region includes:
- a CDS encoding HAD family hydrolase → MFNGARYDGILFDCDGVLVDSERITSRVWAGLLTNIGLPTTTEQSLATYLGNSMARCLEIVTEQLGHTPPDSLLTDFYAQVKVALASEVVAVDGIVEVLDALDAADVGYGVASNGEHEKMETTLGATGLLSRFEGRRFSAVDVARPKPAPDLFLHAAQQLGFAPSRTIVVEDSPLGVFGASTAGMTVIGYAELVSPERLMAAGAVHTVFNLRELLAFIR, encoded by the coding sequence GTGTTCAACGGCGCCCGCTACGATGGCATCCTGTTCGATTGCGACGGGGTGCTGGTGGACAGCGAACGCATTACCAGTCGCGTGTGGGCCGGGCTGCTGACCAACATTGGGCTCCCCACCACCACGGAGCAGTCGCTTGCGACGTATCTGGGCAATTCCATGGCGCGCTGCCTGGAGATTGTCACCGAGCAGTTGGGGCACACACCACCCGATTCCCTGCTCACCGATTTTTATGCGCAGGTGAAGGTGGCGCTGGCCAGCGAAGTCGTCGCCGTTGATGGCATTGTTGAGGTGCTCGATGCGCTCGATGCGGCCGATGTGGGATACGGCGTTGCTTCGAACGGCGAACACGAAAAGATGGAAACGACGCTGGGCGCCACCGGGCTGCTGTCCCGCTTCGAAGGGCGACGGTTTTCGGCCGTAGACGTGGCCCGCCCCAAGCCGGCCCCCGATCTGTTTCTGCACGCCGCCCAGCAACTGGGCTTTGCCCCGTCGCGCACCATTGTGGTGGAAGACAGTCCGCTCGGCGTTTTTGGCGCCAGCACCGCCGGGATGACGGTAATTGGCTACGCCGAACTGGTGTCGCCCGAGCGGCTCATGGCCGCCGGGGCGGTGCACACCGTGTTCAACCTGCGTGAACTGCTGGCGTTCATCCGTTAG
- the argH gene encoding argininosuccinate lyase → MSNDAATHKLWGGRFAGGPSPLLDAINRSIGTDFRLWPHDIRLSRAWALALAKAGVFTMDEADALRSGLDRVAARIADGAQPIATDEDIHTMIDRLLHEEAGTVASKLHTGRSRNDQVATASRLWTMDACRKLDVAIRELQQALLTQAEQIADAILPAYTHLQRAQPVSGAHWLLAHFWPLERDRARLANALRGTSTLPLGSGAIAGSAFPVPRDVLRDELDFLAISPNSIDATGDRDFVAETMFVCTMVAVHCSRIAEDMIIYGSSEFGFIKFGDGFSTGSSMMPQKRNPDVFELARGGGARVLGDLVSLLGTIKGLPSGYSKDLQDDKRAMFNAVDLLHLVLPSMAGAIGELRFNRERMRGAVSSAMMATDLADYLVKKGATFREAHGAVGSLVRQAEEAGIEMTELPAAAFSTAHALFGDDARDALGAEASLAARNIAGGTGPEAVRVQIAQAHAALAAHAL, encoded by the coding sequence ATGTCCAACGACGCCGCAACGCATAAACTCTGGGGGGGCCGCTTTGCCGGTGGCCCGTCGCCGCTGCTCGACGCGATCAACCGCTCCATTGGCACCGACTTCCGGCTCTGGCCGCACGACATCCGGCTGTCCCGGGCGTGGGCGCTCGCGCTGGCCAAGGCCGGCGTGTTCACCATGGACGAAGCGGACGCGTTGCGCAGTGGGCTCGATCGCGTAGCGGCGCGCATTGCCGACGGTGCGCAGCCCATCGCCACCGACGAGGACATCCACACCATGATCGACCGGCTGCTGCACGAGGAGGCCGGAACCGTGGCCTCCAAGCTGCACACCGGCCGCTCGCGCAACGATCAGGTGGCCACCGCCTCACGGCTCTGGACGATGGACGCCTGTCGCAAGCTCGACGTGGCCATCCGTGAGCTGCAGCAGGCGCTGCTCACGCAGGCCGAACAGATTGCCGACGCCATTTTGCCGGCGTACACGCACCTGCAGCGGGCCCAGCCCGTCAGCGGCGCCCACTGGCTGCTGGCGCACTTCTGGCCCCTCGAGCGCGATCGCGCCCGCCTGGCCAATGCACTACGTGGCACTTCCACCTTGCCACTCGGCTCCGGCGCCATTGCCGGTTCGGCGTTCCCGGTGCCACGCGATGTGCTGCGCGACGAACTCGACTTTCTGGCCATCTCCCCCAACAGCATCGACGCCACCGGCGATCGTGACTTTGTCGCGGAAACGATGTTCGTGTGCACCATGGTGGCCGTGCACTGCTCGCGCATTGCCGAAGACATGATCATTTACGGCTCGAGCGAGTTTGGCTTCATCAAGTTTGGCGATGGCTTCAGCACCGGCAGCAGCATGATGCCGCAGAAGCGCAATCCCGATGTCTTTGAGCTCGCGCGTGGCGGCGGTGCCCGGGTGTTGGGCGACCTCGTATCATTGCTCGGCACCATCAAGGGGCTGCCCAGCGGCTACAGCAAGGACTTGCAAGACGACAAGCGCGCCATGTTCAACGCGGTGGATCTGCTGCACTTGGTGTTGCCTTCCATGGCCGGCGCCATTGGAGAATTGCGCTTCAATCGCGAGCGCATGCGTGGCGCGGTATCGAGCGCCATGATGGCCACCGATCTGGCGGACTATCTGGTAAAGAAGGGTGCCACCTTCCGCGAAGCGCACGGCGCCGTGGGCTCACTGGTGCGTCAAGCCGAAGAAGCCGGCATTGAGATGACCGAACTGCCTGCCGCCGCGTTCAGCACGGCGCACGCACTCTTTGGCGATGATGCGCGTGATGCGTTGGGCGCCGAAGCATCGCTGGCCGCACGCAACATTGCCGGCGGCACCGGCCCCGAAGCCGTGCGGGTGCAGATTGCGCAGGCGCACGCGGCGCTGGCTGCCCACGCACTGTGA
- the argR gene encoding arginine repressor yields the protein MSDKSDRHAVIRDIVSAHAVASQEELRRKLAKRGWDVTQSTLSRDLRELRLARIPGGQGRARYAFPENTTAGGEVALARLERMLPELLTGVEGVQALVVARTMKSGAQPVAEVLDQLEWPDVAGTIAGDDTVLIICRSPEGTERVLRKLRAYIRV from the coding sequence GTGTCCGATAAATCCGACCGGCACGCTGTCATTCGTGACATCGTGTCGGCACATGCAGTGGCCAGCCAGGAAGAGCTGCGCCGGAAGCTGGCCAAACGCGGCTGGGACGTCACGCAGTCCACCCTCTCCCGTGACCTGCGCGAGCTGCGGCTGGCGCGCATTCCCGGTGGCCAGGGGCGGGCACGATATGCCTTTCCCGAGAACACCACGGCCGGGGGCGAAGTGGCGCTCGCACGGCTGGAACGCATGCTGCCGGAACTGCTCACCGGGGTGGAGGGCGTGCAGGCGCTGGTCGTGGCCCGTACCATGAAATCGGGCGCGCAGCCGGTCGCCGAGGTGCTCGACCAGCTGGAGTGGCCCGACGTGGCCGGCACCATTGCCGGCGATGATACGGTGCTCATTATCTGCCGGAGCCCGGAGGGAACCGAACGGGTGCTGCGGAAGCTCCGGGCGTATATACGGGTGTAA
- the argC gene encoding N-acetyl-gamma-glutamyl-phosphate reductase, protein MPQSAVAPTYRVGVLGASGYSGRELCALVLGHPNLTLAFATANSQRGTTLRVRAGGRVHDVPMVAPEEADLAGVDLVFAALPHGASAEWIGKVIAAGARVVDLSSDLRPGHGGVTHALPAGVPADAPYGMPELFRADMANARVVANPGCYATSILVALAPLAKSGLIAPGATVNISSASGVSGAGASPKLELLFAEITEDFRAYGVGNAHRHLYEMRATLARLGADCDLLFTPHLLPVDRGILSTISVPLSRPLSDALAPYREAYANEPFVELTTGLPALADVQHRNVVRIGAVIPTGLRQDTLLVFSAIDNLVKGAAGQAVQNANIMLGLDEGAGLQA, encoded by the coding sequence GTGCCTCAGTCTGCCGTTGCTCCGACCTATCGCGTGGGTGTCCTTGGCGCGTCCGGCTATTCCGGGCGTGAGCTATGCGCCCTCGTGCTGGGCCACCCGAACCTGACGTTGGCGTTTGCCACGGCCAATTCGCAGCGCGGCACCACGCTGCGCGTGCGGGCGGGCGGGCGCGTGCACGACGTGCCCATGGTGGCGCCGGAGGAGGCTGACCTGGCCGGTGTGGATCTCGTGTTTGCGGCGCTGCCGCACGGGGCGAGTGCGGAGTGGATTGGCAAAGTCATCGCGGCCGGCGCCCGCGTGGTGGATCTGTCCAGCGATCTGCGCCCGGGACACGGCGGCGTGACCCACGCGCTCCCCGCGGGCGTGCCGGCCGACGCCCCTTATGGCATGCCAGAGCTGTTCCGCGCCGATATGGCGAACGCGCGCGTAGTGGCCAACCCCGGGTGCTACGCCACGAGCATTCTGGTGGCGCTCGCCCCGCTCGCGAAGTCCGGACTCATTGCGCCGGGTGCCACGGTCAACATCTCGTCGGCCAGTGGTGTGAGTGGAGCCGGGGCCAGCCCCAAGCTCGAACTGCTCTTCGCCGAAATCACCGAAGACTTCCGCGCCTACGGCGTGGGCAACGCGCATCGCCATCTGTATGAAATGCGGGCCACGCTGGCACGTCTTGGCGCCGACTGCGACCTGCTGTTCACGCCGCATCTGCTGCCGGTGGACCGCGGTATTCTGAGCACCATTTCAGTGCCGCTGTCACGCCCGCTCAGCGATGCGCTGGCGCCATACCGCGAGGCCTACGCCAACGAACCGTTTGTGGAGCTCACCACAGGGTTGCCGGCGCTGGCAGATGTACAGCACCGCAACGTGGTGCGCATTGGCGCCGTCATTCCCACGGGTCTGCGACAGGACACGCTGCTGGTGTTCAGCGCGATCGACAACCTCGTAAAGGGTGCGGCGGGGCAGGCGGTGCAGAACGCGAATATCATGCTGGGCCTGGATGAAGGAGCGGGGTTGCAGGCATGA
- the argB gene encoding acetylglutamate kinase produces the protein MICIKLGGRTQNDPLLPAAIAALWQSTGGQVVVVHGGGDQISALQRLRGEEPVFIGGRRVTTDTALELVRMVLSGLANKQMVSALVAAGAPAVGISGEDAALLRATPIDVAQFGHSGTPSVVNPGVVTALLAAGYLPVISPVAAREHEGESGAYNVNGDDAAAAIAAALGATELFLMADVPGVLDGNKQQLAQLTLDETRALVASGVAGGGMAAKLDACATALAGGVSRVRIGDLAALTVPQAGTAIVARA, from the coding sequence ATGATTTGCATCAAGCTCGGTGGCCGCACCCAAAACGATCCACTGCTCCCCGCTGCCATTGCTGCCTTGTGGCAGTCAACGGGCGGCCAAGTGGTCGTCGTGCACGGCGGTGGCGATCAGATCAGCGCGCTGCAGCGGCTGCGCGGGGAAGAGCCGGTATTCATTGGCGGACGGCGTGTCACCACGGATACGGCGCTGGAACTCGTTCGCATGGTGCTGAGCGGCCTGGCCAACAAGCAGATGGTGAGTGCGTTGGTCGCGGCGGGAGCGCCGGCGGTGGGGATCAGCGGCGAAGACGCGGCGCTGCTGCGCGCGACCCCTATAGATGTGGCCCAGTTCGGGCACTCCGGCACGCCCTCGGTGGTGAACCCCGGCGTGGTGACGGCGCTGCTCGCCGCCGGGTATCTGCCGGTCATTTCGCCGGTGGCGGCGCGCGAGCATGAGGGTGAATCGGGCGCGTACAACGTGAACGGCGATGATGCCGCCGCGGCGATTGCGGCAGCGTTGGGGGCCACGGAGCTGTTCCTCATGGCCGATGTGCCGGGCGTGCTCGATGGCAACAAGCAACAGCTGGCGCAGCTCACGCTCGATGAAACGCGGGCGTTGGTGGCAAGTGGTGTTGCGGGCGGCGGGATGGCCGCCAAGCTGGACGCCTGCGCGACGGCGCTGGCGGGTGGTGTTTCACGGGTGCGCATCGGCGATCTCGCCGCGCTCACCGTTCCCCAAGCGGGAACTGCGATCGTCGCGCGCGCCTAA
- a CDS encoding aspartate aminotransferase family protein, with amino-acid sequence MTSTMIPPVSPSAAAPTATPAPLPAILGTYKRQAPLFVRGDGVYMIDETGKRYLDFVAGIAVTSLGHNDAGVNNALQESIASGLIHTSNLYRTAPGEALAQWLVDHSFASSVFFSNSGAEANEGAFKFARRWARSTPHVAKHEIIAVRGSFHGRLPGTLAATDRPAYRLPFRPLMGGVSIVERDLDELRTVLDTQTVAAVIVEPIQGEGGVRVVDPEFLRGLRALTAERDVLLILDEIQCGLGRTGSFFAYEQLGIEPDMLTIAKPLANGLPIGAILVNEKVARTMQPGDHGTTFGGGPLLAHVAHHVVQRLSDPALLQHVREVGAWFGEQLQGIADRTGSVRAIRGKGLMWGMDVHEPAAAIIGRAFDRGLLMVSAGEHTLRFLPPLVISQAELASGLEILEAAMKG; translated from the coding sequence ATGACGTCAACGATGATCCCGCCCGTGTCCCCATCGGCCGCCGCGCCGACGGCGACTCCCGCTCCGTTGCCCGCCATTCTGGGCACGTACAAGCGACAGGCGCCGCTCTTCGTGCGCGGCGATGGCGTGTACATGATTGACGAGACCGGCAAGCGCTATCTCGACTTTGTGGCCGGGATTGCCGTGACGTCGCTGGGGCACAACGACGCCGGTGTGAACAACGCGCTGCAGGAGTCCATTGCCTCGGGGCTCATTCACACCTCCAACCTGTACCGCACGGCACCGGGTGAGGCGCTCGCGCAGTGGCTCGTGGATCACTCGTTCGCGAGCAGTGTCTTCTTTTCCAACTCGGGCGCCGAAGCCAACGAAGGCGCCTTCAAGTTTGCGCGGCGGTGGGCCAGAAGCACGCCGCACGTGGCCAAGCACGAAATCATTGCGGTGCGTGGCTCCTTCCACGGTCGGCTGCCGGGCACGCTCGCGGCCACCGATCGCCCGGCATACCGGTTGCCGTTCCGCCCGCTCATGGGTGGCGTGAGCATCGTGGAGCGCGACCTCGACGAGCTGCGCACGGTGCTCGATACACAAACCGTCGCGGCGGTCATTGTGGAACCCATTCAGGGCGAAGGCGGGGTGCGGGTCGTGGATCCGGAGTTCCTGCGGGGACTGCGGGCACTCACCGCAGAGCGCGACGTCCTGCTCATTCTCGACGAAATCCAGTGCGGGCTGGGACGCACGGGGAGCTTCTTTGCTTACGAGCAGCTGGGCATTGAGCCGGACATGCTCACCATTGCCAAGCCGCTCGCGAACGGCCTCCCCATTGGCGCCATTCTGGTGAACGAAAAAGTCGCGCGCACCATGCAGCCGGGCGATCATGGCACCACGTTCGGCGGTGGCCCGCTGCTGGCGCATGTGGCGCACCACGTCGTACAGCGTCTGTCCGACCCGGCGCTGCTGCAGCATGTCCGCGAAGTGGGCGCCTGGTTCGGTGAACAGCTGCAGGGGATTGCCGACCGCACCGGTTCCGTGCGCGCCATTCGCGGCAAGGGCCTCATGTGGGGCATGGACGTGCATGAGCCGGCCGCGGCCATCATTGGACGCGCCTTCGACCGCGGCCTGCTCATGGTGAGCGCCGGCGAACACACGCTGCGCTTCTTGCCGCCGCTGGTCATTTCGCAGGCCGAGTTGGCGAGCGGACTGGAGATTCTCGAAGCGGCAATGAAGGGCTGA